From Mucilaginibacter gotjawali:
TACACGTAAAAAATACTGCCGTTTTAAAAAGAACGGGATCAAGTATATTGATTACAAAGACGCTAACTTTTTATTAAAGTTTGTTAATGAGCAGGGTAAAGTATTACCACGCCGTTTAACCGGTACTTCATTAAAATTCCAGCGTAAAGTGGCACAGGCTGTTAAGCGTGCACGCCACATCGGTTTATTACCTTACGTTACAGATTCACTTAAATAATCAGGAGGTAAAAAAATGGAAGTTATTTTAAAACAAGACGTAAAACACCTCGGTGATAAAGACGACGTAGTAAAAGTAAAACCAGGTTATGGCCGTAACTACCTTATCCCTAAGGGTTATGCTATCCAGGCTACTGAATCTGCACGCAAAGTTTTGGCTGAAAACCTTAAACAGGCCCAGTTTAAACAAGAGAAGATCCGCAAGGATGCTGATGCTATTGCTGCCCGTTTAGAAGGCGTGAAATTAACCATCGGCGCTAAAGCAGGCGAAACCGGCAAAATTTTCGGTGCTATCAATACAATTCAAATTGCTGACGCTTTGAAAAAAGAAGGCTTTGAAGTTGACCGCCGCCGCATCACTTTTGACCAGGAGCCAAAATTTGTTGGTGAATATATTGCCAACGTTAACCTGCATAAAGAAGTAAAAGTTCAGGTGCCGTTTGAAGTGGTAGCTGAGTAAGTTGATTTCGGAATTTCGATTTCGGAATTGGATATTAGAATATTTAAAGGTGTTTTGCGTCGCAAAGCACCTTTTTTATTATTTGCTTCTTAAAGTCTCCCCCCCCACCGGGGGAGATTTAGAGGGGGCTCTTTTTTCATTGCTACGTAAATATTCTGATACGGAGTGCCGCAGGAAACGGGATTCCGGATAAATTCATCTACTTTTCATAAAAATATTCCATCTTCATCAGCATGAAAAAATTATCACTAATAATAGCAATTCTATTTGGCGCTGTTTATTGCGCCTCTGCTCAATATTATAATAACGCGCCAACCGCAAAATTCGGTATCGGCGTAAGCTCCGGGTTTGCAACCGGCGCTGCCTCAGGGGTATTTCCCGAAGCAGGGGGCATATCCCTGAACCTTGACCTCCCCATTGATAAATCACCTTTAAGCTTTTTGGTAAGCACTGGTTACACTTTCTATGTATCAGGCGGCGGTTATTCTTTTGATTATTATGGCTACGGATATGGTGCATCAACGTACGTGAGCGGCGATGTAGCCTCGTTTATTCCCGTTGAAGCCGGTCTTAAACTACGGTTTGCGCACAGGCTTTTTGTTGAAGGCCTTGCCGGTGTATCATTCAATGTTAATGCCTACCCTTCGGATTATACTGGCAAAGCTACTGCACTCATTTACTCACCAGGCATGGGATATAGTTTCCCGCTGGACTATAACGGCAGATCAAATTTGGATTTGAGCCTGAACTACGAAAACCGCCAAGAACCCGGTGGCGGTTATAGCCAGGTGGCTTTAAAGGCTGTATGGAACTTTAAGTTATAATTGGTTAAAATGTAAACGGCATGGCAAATAAATTGCCATGCCGTTTTTTCATTCATCAAAGGCCGTGGTTTTTTGTATTTTTAACCGATGAAAACTTCCAGGGCTAAAGTTGCTCCAAATAGAAAATCAGGCGTCTCCAATTCAAAAGGGATCTTTAAAGGCGGAATCTTCAGGCTTATTTTTCGGATACTGAAATTGGTGATCATCGTTTTTGTGGTAGGCAGTGTGTTTTTTGTGGTGCTTTTCCGTTTTGTTAACCCGCCTGTTACTTACCTGATGATTGAGCGCGGTTTTGAGCGCAAAAGCGCAGGCAAGGAATGGAAGATTGACAAGAAATGGATCAACTTTGATGAAATTGCGGATCCCATGAAACGCGCCGCCGTAGCCGCGGAAGATCAAAAGTTCCTGGACCATTTTGGCTTCGACTTTAAAGCCATGGAAGCGGCTATTGATAAAAACGCGCATAGTCATAAGTTGCAGGGCGGCAGTACCATCTCACAGCAAACTGCCAAAAACATTTTCCTTTGGCAGGGCCGCTCCTATTTACGGAAAGGGCTCGAAGCATGGTTTACGATATTAATAGAGACCTTTTGGAGCAAAAAGCGCATTATGGAGG
This genomic window contains:
- the rpsR gene encoding 30S ribosomal protein S18 — encoded protein: MANEQIKYVTAPKVEDTRKKYCRFKKNGIKYIDYKDANFLLKFVNEQGKVLPRRLTGTSLKFQRKVAQAVKRARHIGLLPYVTDSLK
- the rplI gene encoding 50S ribosomal protein L9 produces the protein MEVILKQDVKHLGDKDDVVKVKPGYGRNYLIPKGYAIQATESARKVLAENLKQAQFKQEKIRKDADAIAARLEGVKLTIGAKAGETGKIFGAINTIQIADALKKEGFEVDRRRITFDQEPKFVGEYIANVNLHKEVKVQVPFEVVAE
- the mtgA gene encoding monofunctional biosynthetic peptidoglycan transglycosylase, giving the protein MKTSRAKVAPNRKSGVSNSKGIFKGGIFRLIFRILKLVIIVFVVGSVFFVVLFRFVNPPVTYLMIERGFERKSAGKEWKIDKKWINFDEIADPMKRAAVAAEDQKFLDHFGFDFKAMEAAIDKNAHSHKLQGGSTISQQTAKNIFLWQGRSYLRKGLEAWFTILIETFWSKKRIMEVYLNEIEMGDGIYGVEAASQAYFHKSAHDLNNYQAAAIASIWPDPLKWSATDPSDYVRHRQYLIRKNMRRLGPLDF